The Raphanus sativus cultivar WK10039 unplaced genomic scaffold, ASM80110v3 Scaffold4162, whole genome shotgun sequence genome contains the following window.
gagagagagagagagagagagagagagggagagagagagagatatatatttagtgttttgggtatacccaagggtttacagtttagtgtttatgatttatccaagggtttagggtatatccaagattttagagtttagtgtttggatttttacccaagggtttaagatttgtccaagggtttatggtataATGTTTactgtttatgatttactcttttgtgacggttttaaaattgttaaaaaaaattaatcttttggcagctaataatattttcatttattttaaaaacttaacacaaattattattattttatttattatctttaaaaaatgttgtacattatttggcaaactatgattagttggtaattcaaccaagaaaaattcatgataaaatattaaactaggaaacattcctatataaatcaaaattgtggtagttaaaaaaataatcggtgaattaaaagaatgtttacatttttatatttttcaaaaaaaggtttacgatgagagagagagagagagagacccgcgggttaaacactaaatctctatctctctctctctttctctctcttaaatAGATACAAGATATTCCATAATATTTAACCCGCGGGTCCCGCGAATTACCTGTAAATTTGGGCGGAGCGGGTGCATgtattttgaatctttcattGCGGATCATGCGGATCATTATGAGTCAAAAAACTAGGTgatccgcgggttggcgggacGGACGGAGTGGGTCGATCTGTAGACCCAGCTCTACCCGTATAATTTGAATCTGTACAatgcccgcacagggtgcgggccgGCCACCtagtaattaataaaacattaacaatttatacattttttaaaacaaaaacatcaataACTACCTAACCAACCATAAttaaaccaatagaaaaataatttacaaaatataaaaaacgtACTGTATAACATAAGAATTAATAAACTTTACATCGAAAACTAAAAACTcgaaataatttgaaaaaaaaaagaattctgcAACATCATCTATTAAAAAAGGGAgagaatatttgatttttacaaAGATGTTAGATATGGTTGTACAGCTTGATCTCAAAATCAGACTCCTTAAACAAAGTTACATTACAACTAATCTTTGCAAACATTGTCTTTACCATCTCAGCCAAATGACTTGCTTCTTGTATATGTTTTAAACTCTCAATACAGAGCTTCCCTTGGTGCTCCGATTAAGTTAAGCGCAGTTGCTGCTATATGAGACGGCATGAGTCCAGCTTCAGCCATTTGATCAGCTGGTGAACCGTGGTCAATATACCTATCAGGCAATACCATTGGTCTCCACTGTAACAAAAACAATACAACAGAAAATTAGAAACCATAAAGATTCCGAAAAAAAGACAGAGCAAACTATATTATGTAAAAGTTGTAAGTAAAGTAACCTTGAGCTTCCCATCGAGAAGACCATCCAGAGCAAGAAACTGAACCACATGCGATCCAAACCCTCCAATGGAACCTTCTTCAACCGTGATCAGCACCTCGTGAGACTTAGCTAAGCTGCGAATGAGAGCACGGTCCAACGGCTTACAGAACCGTGCATCTGCTACTGTTACGTTTAATCCACGTTCTTGGAGCATCACAGCCGCTCCTAAACAGCTCTGAACCGCTGAGCCATACCCCAACAAAGCAACCCTCTCTCCTTCTTTTAAGATCCTACCTTTCCCAACCTGAAACACACTCAAAAAAAGAGATGATTAAAGGAGATGCGAGAGCGGTACGTGAGGACCAAGGTTTTAAGCTATATTACCTCAACAGGAACACCTTTGTTTCCTGGAGGTAACGCAACGCCAATACCGTTACCTCTAGGGTAACGGAAACAAGAAGGACGGTCATCGATAGCAGCAGCGGTTGCAACAATGTTGAACAGCTCTGCTTCATCCGATGGAGCCATCACTATCATGTTAGGAAGACAAGCCATAAACGTAACATCAAACGCTCCACAATGTGTTGGACCATCAGCTCCCACTAGTCCAGCTCTATCCATCGCAAATCTCACCGGTAACTTCTGCAAATCCACATCATGTACAacctacagaaaaaaaaatgttctattagtttttttagaaaatgaaaatgattAAATAATGTTGAAACTTGCCTGGTCATAAGCACGCTGCATGAAAGAGGAATAGATTGCACAGAAGGGCTTAAGGCCTTCACATGCTAAACCAGCAGCAAAAGTAACTGCGTGCTGTTCCGCTATTCCCACATCGAAACATCTAGTTGGGAAGCGACGTTGGAAGAGATTCAACCCTGTCCCACCTCCCATGGCTGCATGAATCGCAACCACGTCTTTGTCTACCTCTGCTTCCGCCACTAACGCCTCCGCAAAGTACGTTGTGTAAGACTGAGTCTTGTTAGTAGTTTTGAACTGTTTACCCGTAGCTGGATCAAACTTCACAAcacctgaaagaaaaaaaaaaataatcaatataaGTGTCACACTCCTTAAGATATTAacgaaaaataaatcaatttttacCATGGTATTTGTCATCAGCTCTCTCTGCGTAAGGATAACCGCGACCTTTCTCTGTTATGACATGAATAAGCACTGGTCCTGTGGTTCTTGCACTCTTAACTTCTTTAAGAATGGCTACCAAATCATCTATGTTGTGTCCATCGACTGGTCCAATATAGTAGAGTCCAAGTTCTTCAAATAATGTTGATCCAGTTCCGCTTATCATCCCTCTAGCGTATTCATCTACCTTAGCAGCCAACTGATGCATTGGCCCACCTATTTGCTTTGTCACACCCTgtaacacaacaacaacaacacaaagcTTAAAATCTTTATTCACTTCATAAAGAAATGGAATATGTATATACTACTTGCCTTTGCGACTTCtctcaactctctgagagctgGATTTGACTGCAACCGACTAAGAGCGCTGCTCAATGCTCCAACAGGTGGACTCGGTCCATCCAAAGTGGCAGTAGGTAACGAGACTTGCTTGTTGTCGTTAAGAATGACGATCATATCCGAGTCTAGATAACCAGCGTTGTTCATGGCTTCGTAAGCCTGCCCTGCCGTCATAGCACCATCACCAATCACAGCAACCACATTGTTGTTCTTCCCTTTCAAATCCCTTCCTACCGCCATTCCTAAGCCAGCAGATATTGTGGTTGAGCTATGTCCTGTACCAAAGCAATCGTGTTCGCTCTCTCCTCGCTTGGTGAAACCGGAGAGACCATTGGTCTGCCTCATCGTCGGCATCTTGCCTCTTCTCCCGGTAAGAATCTTGTGAGGGTAAGACTGGTGGCCAACGTCCCAAAGAATCTTGTCCTGTGGAGTGTTGAAAATGTAGTGAAGAGCCACGGTGAGCTCCACAACACCAAGGCTTGACCCCAAATGTCCACCTGTTTTGGAGACGTTGAAGATCACATCTGATCTCAGCTCATCAGAAAGTTGTTTCAGTTCCTGCCAATGAGATAATAAACCAAATAGCATCAAAAAGAAGCTATGGATCAAAGGGCTTGATGACTGTGAttcatttttgtttctctttaccTTGATGGAAAGATTTTTCATGTGGATTGGGTAATTGATTGTGTCAAGTAATGGAGTTGGTGGTCTGTTTGAATAATATTCACCCATCTCTGCAAGTGAAGCACTCACTTTTGCCTTTCTGTTTGACTGTTAACACAAAACACACATCACAACATAAAGAACAAAAAGGCTGTCATTTTCTCCACAACTTATAATCATTGGTccaattttaataaactaacaTACAAAAAAGGGTCTGATTTGTTTGACTTCTGTCAAAATTGAAGTAATAAACCCATTACTTAATTCTAGATTTTACCAAATGGGTTACTAACAAATCTCAGTTCATCTGAACTCCAACAAGGTTCCTAAACCATATTTAATTTAAGctgagagaaaagagaagtggaTCTTACATGACTGGTGTTTGGTCTCAGACATGGCGATGGAAGATCTGTAAACAAAGATCGAGAGGAAGACAGAGAAGTTGATTTACAACAAGAATCTGTTAAACCTCCTTTGGTTGTTATGTAAGAAGGAAAAGCAAATGCAGATAGAGCCATTAAAGTGGGGGAAAGAAGAAGACTTGACAAAAGATTTGTCAGAAACAAAGAGAATTTAAGtaggaaaagaaaaacagaggtTATCAAGAACAGTGAAAAATCAATACTTTAGAAGAAAGGTGGTGACAGTGGTGGGAAggttgaagaagaaaagatgGAGACTTTTTGTAATGGGTGATGAAATAAAACGACAAAAGGATCAATTTCTTAGATTATGGACTTTGTTGATATGTAACGGTGTTTGAATATaataagagagagaaaaagttCAGAAGATACTGAGATGGTGCGTGATCCGCAGAGAAATTGAGATTTTGGTTGGGCCACGTCAACCAAAAAATCCAGGTTTTGGATAGATATTGATATATGCTACCTATTTtgctttt
Protein-coding sequences here:
- the LOC108834099 gene encoding 1-deoxy-D-xylulose-5-phosphate synthase, chloroplastic translates to MALSAFAFPSYITTKGGLTDSCCKSTSLSSSRSLFTDLPSPCLRPNTSHSNRKAKVSASLAEMGEYYSNRPPTPLLDTINYPIHMKNLSIKELKQLSDELRSDVIFNVSKTGGHLGSSLGVVELTVALHYIFNTPQDKILWDVGHQSYPHKILTGRRGKMPTMRQTNGLSGFTKRGESEHDCFGTGHSSTTISAGLGMAVGRDLKGKNNNVVAVIGDGAMTAGQAYEAMNNAGYLDSDMIVILNDNKQVSLPTATLDGPSPPVGALSSALSRLQSNPALRELREVAKGVTKQIGGPMHQLAAKVDEYARGMISGTGSTLFEELGLYYIGPVDGHNIDDLVAILKEVKSARTTGPVLIHVITEKGRGYPYAERADDKYHGVVKFDPATGKQFKTTNKTQSYTTYFAEALVAEAEVDKDVVAIHAAMGGGTGLNLFQRRFPTRCFDVGIAEQHAVTFAAGLACEGLKPFCAIYSSFMQRAYDQVVHDVDLQKLPVRFAMDRAGLVGADGPTHCGAFDVTFMACLPNMIVMAPSDEAELFNIVATAAAIDDRPSCFRYPRGNGIGVALPPGNKGVPVEVGKGRILKEGERVALLGYGSAVQSCLGAAVMLQERGLNVTVADARFCKPLDRALIRSLAKSHEVLITVEEGSIGGFGSHVVQFLALDGLLDGKLKWRPMVLPDRYIDHGSPADQMAEAGLMPSHIAATALNLIGAPREALY